The proteins below come from a single Athene noctua chromosome 6, bAthNoc1.hap1.1, whole genome shotgun sequence genomic window:
- the ATL1 gene encoding atlastin-1 isoform X2 yields MARNRRERSSWGSFAEKTYEWSSEEEESVRKAGPVQVLIVKDDHSFELDEAALNRILLSEAVRDKEVVAVSVAGAFRKGKSFLMDFMLRYMYNKEAVDWVGDYNEPLTGFSWRGGSERETTGIQIWSEVFLVDKPDGKKVAVLLMDTQGTFDSQSTLRDSATVFALSTMISSIQVYNLSQNVQEDDLQHLQLFTEYGRLAMEETFLKPFQSLIFLVRDWSFPYEFSYGSDGGARFLEKRLKVSGNQHEELQNVRKHIHSCFTKISCFLLPHPGLKVATNPNFDGKLKEIDDEFIKNLKILIPWLLSPESLDVKEINGNHITCRGLVEYFKAYIKIYQGEELPHPKSMLQATAEANNLAAVATAKDTYSRRMEEVCGGDKPFLAPSDLQTKHMELKEEAVKLFRGVKKMGGEEFSRRYLQQLENEIDELYIQYIKHNDSKNIFHAARTPATLFVVIFITYVIAGVTGFIGLDIIASLCNMIMGLTLITLCTWAYIRYSGEYRELGAVIDQVAAALWDQGSTNEALYKLYSAAATHRHLYHHAFPAQKAEPAEGSERKMV; encoded by the exons ATGGCCCGGAACCGCCGGGAGAGAAGCAGCTGGG GTAGTTTTGCAGAGAAGACTTACGAGTGgagctcagaggaggaggagtCCGTGAGGAAGGCAGGACCAGTGCAAGTCCTCATTGTCAAAGATGACCATTCCTTTGAACTGGATGAAGCTGCGCTGAACCGCATCCTCCTCTCAGAGGCTGTCAGAGATAAAGAGGTTGTGGCTGTGTCTGTTGCTGGAgcttttagaaaaggaaaatcattCCTGATGGACTTCATGCTGCGATACATGTACAATAAG GAAGCAGTGGACTGGGTTGGAGATTATAACGAGCCTCTGACTGGTTTCTCCTGGAGGGGAGGATCTGAGAGGGAGACAACTGGCATCCAGATATGGAGCGAGGTTTTCCTGGTGGACAAGCCTGATGGTAAAAAG GTTGCAGTGTTGCTGATGGACACGCAGGGGACCTTTGACAGCCAGTCCACCCTGAGGGATTCAGCCACCGTGTTTGCCCTTAGCACGATGATCAGCTCGATACAG gtTTACAACTTGTCACAGAACGTGCAGGAGGATGATCTGCAGCACTTGCAG cttttcaCCGAGTACGGCCGGCTGGCCATGGAGGAGACATTCCTGAAACCTTTCCAG TCCCTTATATTCCTTGTTCGTGACTGGAGCTTCCCGTATGAGTTTTCCTACGGATCTGATGGCGGTGCAAGATTTCTGGAGAAGCGGCTGAAG GTCTCGGGAAATCAGCACGAAGAGCTGCAGAACGTCAGAAAGCACATTCATTCCTGCTTCACCAAAATCTCCTGCTTCCTCTTACCTCACCCGGGCCTGAAAGTTGCCACCAACCCTAATTTCGATGGAAAACTGAAAG aaatagATGATGAGTTCATCAAGAACTTGAAGATTTTGATTCCTTGGCTTCTTAGTCCCGAGAGCCTGGATGTTAAGGAGATCAATGGAAACCATATCACCTGTCGAGGCCTTGTGGAGTATTTTAAG GCGTACATAAAGATCTACCAAGGGGAAGAATTGCCACACCCCAAGTCGATGCTGCAG GCCACAGCAGAAGCCAACAATTTAGCAGCAGTTGCCACTGCCAAAGACACCTACAGCAGGAGAATGGAAGAG GTCTGTGGTGGGGACAAGCCCTTCCTTGCACCTAGTGACCTCCAGACCAAGCACATGGAGCTGAAAGAGGAGGCTGTGAAGCTCTTCCGCGGGGTGAAGAAGATGGGTGGGGAGGAATTCAGCCGTCGCTAcctccagcagctggagaacGAGATAGATGAGCTCTACATCCAGTACATCAAGCACAACGACAGCAAGAACATCTTCCACGCCGCCCGCACCCCGGCCACGCTCTTTGTGGTCATCTTCATCACTTACGTGATAGCTGGAGTGACCGGCTTCATTGGCTTGGACATCATAGCCAGTCTGTGCAACATGATCATGGGCTTGACACTTATCACACTGTGTACCTGGGCTTATATCAGATACTCTGGGGAGTACAGAGAACTGGGCGCAGTAATAGACCAAGTGGCCGCAGCGTTATGGGACCAG GGAAGCACAAATGAG gctTTGTACAAACTGTACAGCGCAGCTGCCACTCACAGACATTTGTACCACCACGCCTTCCCCGCACAGAAAGCGGAACCCGCCGAGGGCTCGGAGAGGAAGATGGTGTGA
- the ATL1 gene encoding atlastin-1 isoform X1 has protein sequence MARNRRERSSWGSFAEKTYEWSSEEEESVRKAGPVQVLIVKDDHSFELDEAALNRILLSEAVRDKEVVAVSVAGAFRKGKSFLMDFMLRYMYNKEAVDWVGDYNEPLTGFSWRGGSERETTGIQIWSEVFLVDKPDGKKVAVLLMDTQGTFDSQSTLRDSATVFALSTMISSIQVYNLSQNVQEDDLQHLQLFTEYGRLAMEETFLKPFQSLIFLVRDWSFPYEFSYGSDGGARFLEKRLKVSGNQHEELQNVRKHIHSCFTKISCFLLPHPGLKVATNPNFDGKLKEIDDEFIKNLKILIPWLLSPESLDVKEINGNHITCRGLVEYFKAYIKIYQGEELPHPKSMLQATAEANNLAAVATAKDTYSRRMEEVCGGDKPFLAPSDLQTKHMELKEEAVKLFRGVKKMGGEEFSRRYLQQLENEIDELYIQYIKHNDSKNIFHAARTPATLFVVIFITYVIAGVTGFIGLDIIASLCNMIMGLTLITLCTWAYIRYSGEYRELGAVIDQVAAALWDQALYKLYSAAATHRHLYHHAFPAQKAEPAEGSERKMV, from the exons ATGGCCCGGAACCGCCGGGAGAGAAGCAGCTGGG GTAGTTTTGCAGAGAAGACTTACGAGTGgagctcagaggaggaggagtCCGTGAGGAAGGCAGGACCAGTGCAAGTCCTCATTGTCAAAGATGACCATTCCTTTGAACTGGATGAAGCTGCGCTGAACCGCATCCTCCTCTCAGAGGCTGTCAGAGATAAAGAGGTTGTGGCTGTGTCTGTTGCTGGAgcttttagaaaaggaaaatcattCCTGATGGACTTCATGCTGCGATACATGTACAATAAG GAAGCAGTGGACTGGGTTGGAGATTATAACGAGCCTCTGACTGGTTTCTCCTGGAGGGGAGGATCTGAGAGGGAGACAACTGGCATCCAGATATGGAGCGAGGTTTTCCTGGTGGACAAGCCTGATGGTAAAAAG GTTGCAGTGTTGCTGATGGACACGCAGGGGACCTTTGACAGCCAGTCCACCCTGAGGGATTCAGCCACCGTGTTTGCCCTTAGCACGATGATCAGCTCGATACAG gtTTACAACTTGTCACAGAACGTGCAGGAGGATGATCTGCAGCACTTGCAG cttttcaCCGAGTACGGCCGGCTGGCCATGGAGGAGACATTCCTGAAACCTTTCCAG TCCCTTATATTCCTTGTTCGTGACTGGAGCTTCCCGTATGAGTTTTCCTACGGATCTGATGGCGGTGCAAGATTTCTGGAGAAGCGGCTGAAG GTCTCGGGAAATCAGCACGAAGAGCTGCAGAACGTCAGAAAGCACATTCATTCCTGCTTCACCAAAATCTCCTGCTTCCTCTTACCTCACCCGGGCCTGAAAGTTGCCACCAACCCTAATTTCGATGGAAAACTGAAAG aaatagATGATGAGTTCATCAAGAACTTGAAGATTTTGATTCCTTGGCTTCTTAGTCCCGAGAGCCTGGATGTTAAGGAGATCAATGGAAACCATATCACCTGTCGAGGCCTTGTGGAGTATTTTAAG GCGTACATAAAGATCTACCAAGGGGAAGAATTGCCACACCCCAAGTCGATGCTGCAG GCCACAGCAGAAGCCAACAATTTAGCAGCAGTTGCCACTGCCAAAGACACCTACAGCAGGAGAATGGAAGAG GTCTGTGGTGGGGACAAGCCCTTCCTTGCACCTAGTGACCTCCAGACCAAGCACATGGAGCTGAAAGAGGAGGCTGTGAAGCTCTTCCGCGGGGTGAAGAAGATGGGTGGGGAGGAATTCAGCCGTCGCTAcctccagcagctggagaacGAGATAGATGAGCTCTACATCCAGTACATCAAGCACAACGACAGCAAGAACATCTTCCACGCCGCCCGCACCCCGGCCACGCTCTTTGTGGTCATCTTCATCACTTACGTGATAGCTGGAGTGACCGGCTTCATTGGCTTGGACATCATAGCCAGTCTGTGCAACATGATCATGGGCTTGACACTTATCACACTGTGTACCTGGGCTTATATCAGATACTCTGGGGAGTACAGAGAACTGGGCGCAGTAATAGACCAAGTGGCCGCAGCGTTATGGGACCAG gctTTGTACAAACTGTACAGCGCAGCTGCCACTCACAGACATTTGTACCACCACGCCTTCCCCGCACAGAAAGCGGAACCCGCCGAGGGCTCGGAGAGGAAGATGGTGTGA